A single window of Malus sylvestris chromosome 5, drMalSylv7.2, whole genome shotgun sequence DNA harbors:
- the LOC126622351 gene encoding disease resistance protein RUN1-like isoform X9: protein MKEMDTWSSLGKLLTLVLVLVSYHFAARNSGLVFDVLIFLLCSLGLVFHQVNASVPNKASSSSSSSPGSSSSSSSSSSSSSSSTSSPSFSSSSSTSASLSSSSFSKGSLYDVFISFRGEDTRKNFTGHLYEALTKAGINAFIDDEELKRGEELTTAFERAIQGSKISIIVFSRQYANSSWCLEELVKIMECRRTLGQLVLPVFYDIDPSHVRKQIDSFGQLFLKHIDEKKVARWKEERWRTALTEASNLSGWDLQNTLDGHEAKFIRMITEEVTRKLNNTYLDVAPYQVGIDSRVQDISNYLCIGDSDDVRVIGILGMGGIGKTTLAKAIYNQFSDKFRGKSFLEKVREKKLEKLQKQLLSDILQTTKTKVSSVAAGTALVGERFRRLKVLVIFDDVDDVKQLHELARNRHSFGSGSRIIITTRNEHVLKEFAVDMVYPAIEMKREEALELLSWHAFRSSCCPSQYLELAREVVNYCGGVPLALQVLGSNLFNRSIGDWKSTLDKLKEIPLDNIQEQLKISYKGLNDDYEREIFRDISWLSLGKLLTLVLVLVPYHFAARNSSLVFDVLIFLLCSLGLVFRQMNISVPDKASSSSSSLPSSSSSSSASSPSPSSSSSSSASSASSTSLPSSSSSSSSSASLSSSSSKGSLYEVFISFRGEDTRKNFTGHLHEALTKAGINAFIDDEKLRRGEDITTELVRAIQGSRISIIVFSRWYADSSWCLEELVKIMECRRTLGQLVLPIFYDVDPSHVRKQTGSFSQSFLKHTDEKKVERWKLERWRTALNEASNLSGWDLRNTLDGHEAKFIRMITNEVTTKLNNKYLDVAPYPVGIDSRVLDISKCLGIGCSDDVRVIGITGMGGIGKTTIAKAIYNKFYEMFEGKSFLEKVREKKLEKLQNQLLSDILQTTKTKVSSVAAGTALVGERFQCLKVLVIFDDVDDVKQLHELAGNRHSFGPGSRIIITTRNKHILKQFAVDMIFPAKRMDRKEALELLSWHAFRSSCCPSKYLELAKEVVNYCGGLPLALQILGSTLFEGSVAEWKSILDKLKIIPPGKIQAQLKISYDGLNDDYERGIFLDIACFFIGMDKNDVIQILDGCGLYATAGIKVLLNRCLVTINGKNKMMMHDLLRDMGRDIVHAENPDFPGERSRLWRPEDVNAVLIDKSQGTEKIGGLALNMLSLEEASFSTEAFRNMKGLRLLQLNYVRLAGGYQCLSKNLRWLCWHGFPLEFIPIELCQPSIVAIDMRYSSLKQVLCEYSGLLSKLKILNLSHSHDLTQLPDFSKFPNLEKLILKDCKRLAKVHKSIGDLKSLVLVNLKDCETLKALPRSFYKLKSVKTLVLDGCSRFRSLSEHLGKMASLVTLFADGTAIKKVPPSIVRLEKLERLSLSYLKCPLQLPSLRGLGSLTELSLGHCNLMEVPNDIGCSLPCLEYLFLDNNNFQSLPSLSGLSMLIELRLDSCRNLVEITDLPKSLGILEMKDCSALERMSDFSGMSTIVYLSSPKLIEFPGLESALNSGLRLDMLTHNNVMDFLLKDSTLQGWTGDGYMRLVGRQIPTWFNQVNEGAQVSFEVPKEIGCNAKALAVCLACVARDDSSSDPQGYYDIYVINHTKGTSFYVSIRNDIVKQEYLCLGNISLSETEFNLEEGDLVHVIAKFPDTVVKIGVRLLCNKLTTFEGWSFFYYSIPYERALEKISTEVDDSDEDHEDDDFDEDDDNDDEDDDEEDQDDDEDDDEGDQDGDANDDDDDNHNDKPRRLS from the exons atgaaggaaatggATACCTGGTCGAGCTTAGGGAAGCTGTTAACTTTGGTGCTGGTGTTGGTGTCCTACCACTTTGCGGCTCGCAATTCCGGTCTTGTCTTTGATGTCCTCATCTTCCTCCTCTGCTCCCTCGGCCTCGTCTTTCACCAAGTGAATGCCTCAGTCCCCAATAAAGCctcgtcgtcctcctcctcctcacccggatcctcatcctcatcctcatcctcatcctcatcctcatcgtCCTCCACCTCCTCGCCCTCATTCTCATCCTCATCGTCCACCTCCGCCTCCTTGTCCTCGTCCTCCTTCTCAAAAGGTTCGCTCTACGACGTGTTCATAAGCTTCAGAGGCGAAGACACACGTAAAAACTTCACGGGCCACCTCTATGAAGCATTAACAAAGGCTGGAATCAATGCTTTTATTGACGACGAAGAACTAAAAAGGGGAGAAGAATTAACAACCGCATTTGAGCGGGCAATCCAAGGTTCCAAGATCTCTATCATCGTCTTCTCTAGACAATATGCGAACTCCAGCTGGTGCCTCGAGGAGCTGGTTAAGATCATGGAGTGTAGAAGAACGCTGGGGCAATTAGTTTTGCCGGTATTCTATGACATTGATCCTTCGCATGTCAGGAAGCAGATTGACAGTTTTGGACAATTGTTTCTGAAACATATAGATGAAAAGAAGGTAGCGAGATGGAAGGAAGAGAGGTGGAGAACTGCTCTTACTGAAGCTTCGAATTTGTCTGGCTGGGATCTCCAAAACACTTTGGACGG GCATGAAGCAAAGTTTATCAGGATGATTACTGAGGAAGTCACTAGGAAGCTGAACAACACATACTTAGACGTAGCGCCCTACCAAGTCGGAATAGATTCTCGAGTGCAAGATATTAGTAATTATTTATGCATTGGAGATTCAGATGATGTTCGGGTGATTGGAATTTTGGGCATGGGTGGAATAGGTAAAACAACGCTTGCTAAAGCCATTTATAATCAATTTTCTGACAAGTTTCGAGGTaaaagtttccttgaaaaagtGAGGGAAAAGAAACTagaaaaattgcaaaaacaaCTTCTTTCTGATATCTTGCAAACCACCAAGACAAAAGTAAGCAGTGTTGCTGCAGGGACCGCCTTGGTAGGGGAAAGATTTCGACGCTTAAAGGTACTTGTCATATTTGATGATGTAGACGATGTGAAGCAGCTACACGAATTAGCTAGAAATCGCCACTCTTTTGGCTCGGGGAGCAGAATTATCATCACAACAAGAAACGAACATGTGTTAAAAGAATTTGCAGTTGATATGGTATATCCGGCGATAGAAATGAAACGAGAAGAAGCTCTTGAGCTCCTAAGTTGGCATGCTTTCAGAAGTAGTTGTTGTCCTAGTCAATATCTTGAGCTTGCAAGAGAAGTTGTCAATTACTGTGGAGGAGTGCCATTGGCTCTTCAAGTTTTAGGTTCTAACCTGTTCAACCGAAGCATAGGAGATTGGAAAAGTACATTGgataaattgaaagaaattcCTCTTGATAACATTCAGGAACAGCTGAAAATAAGTTACAAAGGGTTGAATGATGACTACGAGAGGGAGATATTCCGCGATATATCTTGGTTGAGCTTAGGGAAGTTGTTAACTCTGGTGCTGGTGTTAGTGCCCTACCACTTTGCGGCTCGCAATTCCAGTCTTGTCTTTGATGTCCTCATCTTCCTCCTCTGCTCCCTCGGCCTCGTCTTTCGCCAAATGAATATCTCCGTCCCCGATAAAGCCTCATCCTCGTCCTCCTCCTTGCCCTCATCCTCATCGTCCTCCTCCGCCTCCTCGCCCTCACCCTCATCCTCATCTTCCTCCTCTGCCTCCTCTGCCTCCTCCACCTCCTTgccctcatcctcatcctcatcgtCCTCCTCTGCCTCCCTGTCATCGTCCTCCTCAAAAGGCTCACTTTACGAAGTGTTCATAAGCTTTAGAGGCGAAGACACACGTAAAAACTTCACGGGCCACCTCCACGAAGCATTGACAAAGGCCGGAATCAACGCCTTTATTGACGACGAAAAACTAAGAAGAGGAGAAGATATAACTACCGAACTTGTGCGGGCAATCCAGGGTTCTAGGATCTCTATCATCGTCTTCTCAAGATGGTACGCGGACTCCAGCTGGTGTCTCGAGGAGCTGGTTAAGATCATGGAATGTAGAAGAACGCTAGGGCAATTAGTTTTGCCGATATTCTATGACGTTGATCCTTCGCATGTCAGGAAACAGACTGGTAGTTTTTCACAATCGTTTCTGAAACATACAGATGAAAAGAAGGTAGAGAGGTGGAAGTTAGAGAGGTGGAGAACCGCTCTTAATGAAGCTTCGAATTTGTCTGGGTGGGATCTCAGAAACACTTTGGACGG GCATGAAGCAAAGTTTATCAGGATGATTACTAATGAAGTCACTACGAAGCTGAACAACAAATATTTAGACGTAGCGCCCTACCCAGTCGGAATAGATTCTCGAGTGCTAGATATCAGTAAATGTTTAGGCATCGGATGTTCGGATGATGTTCGCGTGATTGGAATTACAGGTATGGGTGGAATAGGTAAAACAACGATTGCAAAAGCCATTTATAACaaattttatgaaatgtttgaaggtaaaagtttccttgaaaaagtGAGGGAAAAGAAACTAGAAAAATTGCAAAACCAACTTCTTTCTGATATCTTGCAAACGACCAAGACAAAGGTAAGCAGTGTTGCTGCAGGGACCGCCTTGGTAGGGGAAAGATTTCAATGCTTAAAGGTACTTGTCATATTTGATGATGTAGACGATGTGAAGCAGCTACACGAATTAGCTGGAAATCGCCACTCTTTTGGCCCGGGGAGCAGAATTATCATCACAACAAGAAACAAACATATACTAAAGCAATTTGCAGTTGATATGATATTTCCGGCAAAAAGAATGGATCGAAAAGAAGCTCTTGAGCTCCTAAGTTGGCATGCTTTCAGAAGTAGTTGTTGTCCTAGTAAATATCTCGAGCTTGCAAAAGAAGTTGTCAATTACTGTGGAGGACTGCCGCTGGCTCTTCAAATTTTAGGATCTACTCTTTTCGAAGGAAGTGTAGCAGAATGGAAAAGTATATTGGATAAATTGAAAATAATTCCTCCTGGAAAAATTCAGGCACAGCTGAAAATAAGCTACGACGGGCTAAATGATGATTATGAGAGGGGGATATTCCTTGATATAGCTTGTTTTTTTATCGGAATGGACAAGAATGATGTCATACAAATCTTGGATGGTTGTGGCCTTTATGCAACAGCAGGAATCAAGGTCCTCCTTAATCGGTGCCTTGTAACTATTAATGGCAAAAACAAGATGATGATGCATGATTTGCTTCGTGATATGGGCAGAGATATCGTGCATGCAGAAAATCCTGATTTCCCTGGAGAACGAAGTAGATTGTGGCGTCCTGAAGATGTAAATGCTGTGTTGATAGACAAATCT CAGGGAACTGAAAAAATTGGTGGTCTGGCTTTGAATATGCTGAGCCTTGAAGAGGCTAGTTTCAGTACTGAGGCATTTAGAAATATGAAGGGACTGAGATTGCTCCAACTAAACTACGTTCGGCTTGCTGGGGGATACCAATGTCTTTCCAAAAATCTAAGATGGTTGTGCTGGCATGGATTCCCATTGGAGTTCATACCAATAGAATTGTGTCAACCAAGCATAGTCGCTATCGACATGCGGTATAGCAGCCTCAAACAAGTTCTTTGTGAGTATTCTGGG TTGCTTAGTAAGTTGAAGATTCTGAATCTCAGCCACTCCCACGATCTAACACAATTGCCAGACTTTTCGAAATTCCCAAATCTTGAGAAATTGATACTCAAAGACTGTAAGAGGTTGGCTAAAGTTCACAAGTCCATCGGAGATCTCAAGAGTCTTGTGTTGGTGAATTTGAAAGACTGTGAAACGCTTAAGGCTCTCCCGAGGAGTTTCTACAAGTTGAAATCTGTCAAAACTCTTGTTCTCGATGGCTGTTCAAGATTCCGAAGCTTGTCTGAGCACTTGGGAAAAATGGCATCATTGGTCACTCTTTTTGCTGATGGGACGGCCATAAAAAAAGTACCACCTTCCATCGTACGACTGGAGAAGCTCGAGCGCTTATCTTTGAGTTACTTGAAGTGTCCTTTGCAGCTACCTTCCTTACGAGGCTTAGGCTCTTTAACAGAGTTATCTTTGGGACACTGCAATTTAATGGAAGTGCCTAATGATATTGGGTGTAGTCTACCTTGTTTAGAGTACTTATTTCTAGATAACAATAATTTTCAGAGCCTTCCAAGCCTCAGTGGCCTGTCCATGCTTATTGAACTACGCTTGGATAGTTGCAGAAACCTTGTCGAGATCACAGATTTACCAAAAAGTTTGGGTATCCTGGAGATGAAGGACTGCTCTGCATTAGAAAGAATGTCAGATTTTTCAGGCATGTCGACAATCGTGTATCTCAGTTCCCCCAAACTCATTGAGTTTCCAGGCTTGGAGAGCGCGTTAAACTCGGGCCTCAGACTTGATATGTTAACACACAACAATGTCATGGATTTCCTTCTTAAGGATAGCACGCTACAG GGATGGACAGGAGATGGATACATGAGACTTGTAGGAAGGCAAATTCCCACTTGGTTCAATCAAGTCAACGAGGGTGCCCAAGTCTCTTTTGAAGTGCCTAAGGAAATTGGTTGTAATGCAAAAGCATTGGCTGTGTGCCTGGCTTGTGTTGCTCGTGACGACAGCTCGTCTGATCCTCAGGGGTATTATGATATTTATGTTATTAATCACACCAAGGGTACTAGTTTTTATGTCAGTATAAGAAATGATATTGTCAAACAAGAGTACCTTTGCCTGGGAAATATATCGTTGTCGGAAACTGAGTTCAATTTGGAAGAAGGTGATTTGGTCCATGTTATTGCAAAATTTCCAGATACTGTGGTAAAAATAGGGGTACGTTTACTATGCAACAAACTTACGACTTTCGAAGGTTGGTCCTTTTTTTACTATTCTATCCCTTACGAACGGGCCTTAGAAAAAATTTCTACCGAAGTTGATGATTCTGATGAGGAtcatgaagatgatgattttgatgaggatgatgacAACGACGATGAGGATGATGATGAGGAGGACCAAgacgatgatgaagatgatgatgagggGGACCAAGACGGTGATGCTaatgatgacgatgatgacAACCATAATGACAAACCACGACGACTAAGCTAG